A window from Populus trichocarpa isolate Nisqually-1 chromosome 3, P.trichocarpa_v4.1, whole genome shotgun sequence encodes these proteins:
- the LOC7477765 gene encoding uncharacterized protein LOC7477765 isoform X8 — protein sequence MIATREHRQECYSAVEGIFGHGPTMEGDFILINFFALEGWSLAELFHIRCVVAAPYVVPYSAPSLFESHFRREHPLLYKYLQEADSNQVSWKDVAHWMWPLFTENWGSWRSDDLYLSPCPFTDPVTELPTWHDRPPSPLLLYGFSKDIVECPDYWPSNVHVCGFWFLPTEWQFSCKKCQEISELSYPGDLRTKDEVCSAHVKLQCFLINPASTPPVFIGLSSIGSMGFLRNPQTFLQVIQTVLEITNFRFILFTASYEPLDEAVEVIATDSSHFDKRKYLEEGICLFDNRLFCFPNMVPYQWLFPRCAAAIHHGGSGSTAAALHAGIPQVLCPFILDQFYWAEKMYWIGVSPEPLNRSHLIPDKLDDVSIRMAAKVLSRAINDALSPNIKARALEIAERISLEDGVMEAVKILKQEMNCSC from the exons ATGATAGCCACAAGAGAGCACAGACAAGAATGCTATTCAGCAGTTGAAGGGATTTTTGGACATGGTCCAACCATGGAGGGTGATTTtatcttgataaatttttttgcatTG GAAGGGTGGAGCCTTGCAGAACTTTTTCATATCCGTTGTGTGGTAGCTGCTCCATATGTTGTTCCATACAG TGCACCTTCCTTATTTGAGAGTCACTTTAGAAGAGAGCATcctcttttatataaatatctccAAGAAGCTGACAGTAATCAG GTTTCCTGGAAAGATGTGGCTCATTGGATGTGGCCACTTTTTACCGAAAACTGGGGATCATGGAGAAGTGATGATTTGTATCTGAGTCCTTGCCCTTTCACT GATCCAGTAACAGAGCTTCCCACTTGGCATGATAGGCCACCGTCTCCCCTACTGCT GTATGGATTTAGCAAAGATATTGTTGAATGTCCAG ATTATTGGCCATCAAATGTCCATGTTTGTGGGTTTTGGTTTCTTCCTACTGAATGGCAGTTTTCATGTAAGAAATGCCAAGAAATTTCAGAACTTTCTTATCCTGGAGATTTGAGGACAAAAGATGAAGTGTGTTCAGCTCATGTCAAGTTACAATGTTTTCTGATAAATCCAGCATCAACACCTCCTGTTTTCATAGGACTAAGTTCTATTGGAAG CATGGGCTTCTTGAGGAACCCTCAAACATTTCTTCAGGTAATTCAAACTGTCCTGGAGATCACAAATTTCAGATTCATCCTTTTTACTGCTAGCTATGAACCTTTGGATGAAGCTGTCGAAGTTATTGCCACTGACTCGTCACATTTTGATAAAAGAAAGTACCTTGAAGAGGGAATCTGTCTCTTTGATAACCGCCTCTTTTGCTTTCCTAA TATGGTACCTTACCAATGGCTATTTCCAAGATGTGCAGCTGCAATTCATCACGGGGGCAG TGGATCCACTGCTGCAGCACTACACGCAGGCATCCCACAG GTATTATGTCCATTTATACTGGATCAGTTTTATTGGGCTGAGAAGATGTATTGGATTGGAGTTTCCCCAGAACCATTAAACAGAAGCCATTTGATTCCAGATAAACTGGACGATGTGAGCATCAGAATGGCTGCAAAAGTTCTATCAAGGGCCATAAATGATGCCCTGTCTCCAAACATCAAAGCACGTGCTTTGGAAATTGCGGAGAGAATTTCTCTTGAG GATGGAGTCATGGAAGCCGTAAAGATCCTTAAACAAGAGATGAATTGTTCGTGTTAA